Proteins encoded within one genomic window of Uloborus diversus isolate 005 unplaced genomic scaffold, Udiv.v.3.1 scaffold_637, whole genome shotgun sequence:
- the LOC129233703 gene encoding glutamate receptor 3-like, which yields MFKNAEGGQILEGNDMFEGYCKDLADLIADNLKISFIIKLVNDSAYGGKDPTSSVGWNGMVGELIRKDADMAIAPLTITSARENVIDFTKPFMSMGISIMIKKPMNRLPGVFSFMNPLSEEIWMCIIFAYVGVSVVLFLVSRFSPHEWRYEDNFMGPSASNDFSLHNSLWFSLGAFMQQGCDICPRYEGSCSLAKTYFA from the coding sequence atgtttaaaaatgctgAAGGTGGCCAGATATTGGAAGGAAATGACATGTTCGAAGGTTATTGCAAAGATCTGGCTGATTTAATTGCCGACAACTTAAAGATAAGTTTTATCATCAAATTAGTGAATGACTCAGCTTATGGTGGAAAGGATCCTACTTCATCAGTTGGCTGGAATGGAATGGTCGGCGAACTTATTCGCAAGGATGCTGATATGGCTATCGCCCCTCTGACCATAACATCAGCGCGAGAAAATGTAATTGATTTCACCAAACCTTTTATGTCCATGGGAATAAGTATTATGATCAAGAAACCAATGAACCGACTTCCAGGTGTCTTTTCTTTCATGAATCCCTTATCCGAAGAGATCTGGATGTGTATCATCTTTGCTTATGTTGGAGTTTCAGTAGTCCTGTTCCTTGTTAGTCGTTTCTCACCCCACGAATGGAGATACGAAGACAATTTTATGGGACCATCAGCATCGAACGATTTCTCATTACATAACAGTCTTTGGTTTTCTTTGGGCGCCTTCATGCAACAGGGTTGTGACATTTGCCCCAGGTACGAGGGAAGTTGTTCATTGGCAAAGACATACTTTGCATAA